The genomic region ATTCTATAGTTTCTGGCCAATCACACTGGTTGTTCATTCTATAGTTTCTGGCCAATCACACTGGTTGTTCATTCTATAGTTTCTGGCCAATCACACTGGTTGTTCGTTCTATAGTTTCTAGCCAAGCAGAAAAGGTTGCTGTCTCATCCATTCCCTACGGCAGGTCAGAGGTCGCATTTCAGAATGTCAACATTGTTGCTCTAGTGGCTTCAAACAATGTCCCAATATTCTAATTAGCCACTTGGATATGTTCTGTAGGAATTGATGAAGCTACAAAGAGGGGGGTCCACCAACAAACCGTTAAAGATGTTGGGAAGCATTTAATCAATTTTTACACAATTTCTAAGGGTGATTTTGCATAAAAGTGAACCTGAACCACAGTGATAATTATCCTTAAAGGTTCAATATGCAGAAATCTCTCCACCATTTGATAAAATTGTGATATTTCGCCTGATTTCAGTATGTCTACACTCTGAGCTTGTTTTGTCACAATCATTCTATTATCTAAACCGCTGTTAAATACATTTTCCAAAACCTCaaatattttcagctgtttgaagatAATAGACTCAAAAACAACACTTAAGAATTGGAAGCATAGACATACCGCACATAGATCAGATCTGtgacttcttagacttgctttcaatgagaatgacagatctataacacacattttctatgtgaagttggtcaggtcacccaaaaagttataTGTTGCAGCTTTAACGCCTATAAACAGGTCATTGCATGAATTCTGATCATTACAGAGCAGGTGGCCACGTCTCCAAAAGGCTTTTCAGCCAATCATATTTAATTTCTTTTAGAATGGGCTTCCCGGGTCTTGTTTTCCACTCATAGCTGGTGATGTCATCGAcatagctgtcccccagtattaGTTATGGACATGTTAATGAAACAGTACAGGCCCAATGGAAGAGTCTTGAGTGTTGTATTAAAGTATTGTAAAGATCGTGGGGGACAGGCAATGTAACAGTACAGACCCAAAGATAGGGGGGGTTGACTGGGACAGGCAATGTAACAGTACAGACCCAATGGAAGAGACAGGCAATGTAACATCCATAAAGGTTTTAGGAAATGTAAAACCTGCACCTGACATCAGATCATCTTGAAACTTTCTCTGGAAAGTGAaatttcatcaaggttttataatAATTCCTGATTTTCATTGTCAGTATGTTTTTTTCAATTTTATGATGTCAGTAACATGCATAACGGTTGTGGATGTGATGGATCGTATCTTCTCTTCAGAAGCTGTTCCATTCACCACATTCAGTGTGCTTGTTCTGAGATATTTTCTTCAGACTTCTACTGAAGCAATTGTTGATAACTTGAAAGTTACGTGTTCTAGCTAAGATTCTCTTTAAAAACATATTCTGAAGTCACAGGTTGGAATCGCTTCAGGGATCTTTAATATATGCTGAAATCTGGGGTTTAAAATCAGTTCAGGAAACTGAAATATATGCTGAAATCTGGGGTTTAAAATCAGTTCAGGGAACATAAATGTATAGTGAAATGCATTTCTCTACATTGCAGTACTGTATTATAGACAGAAAGATGAGAAGAGTGTTCATCAACAATCTGAATAGTCCTGCAGTTTATTTTCCAACTGAAAGCCCCCCAAAATATCCTGACTTCGTCCCGTGTCTAGAAAAGTGGATTGGCGCTATATAATAGTACTAATAACAGTAATATCTTATTTGTAACACACTTTTCAAATAAGTGGCACAAAAATATATGTATAATAACATCaaatcaatgtaaatagtccagttgCTATTTGATTAATTGATCAGCAGTCTTATGGATTGaggttagaagctgttaaggagccttttggttctagacttggcgctccggtatcgcttgccgtgcggtagcagagaaaacagactatgacttgggtgactaacgattttatgggctttcctctgacactgcctattatataggtcctggatgtcaggaagcttggccccagtgatgtactgggccgtacacactaccctctgtagcgccttttaatttttttattttttttatttcacctttatttaaccaggtagacaagttgagaacaagttctcatttacaattgcgacctggccaagataaagcaaagcagttcgacagatacaacgacacagagttacacatggagtaaaacaaacatacagtcaataatacagtataaacaagtctatatacaatgtgagcaaattaggtgagaagggaggtaaaggcaaaaaaggccatggtggcaaagtaaatacaatatagcaagtaaaacactggaatggtagttttgcaatggaagaatgtgcaaagtagaaataaaaataatggggtgcaaaggagcaaaataaataaattaaatacagttgggaaagaggtagtttttgggctaaattataggtgggctatgtacaggtgcagtaatctgtaagatgctctgacagttggtgcttaaagctagtgagggagataagtgtttccagtttcagagatttttgtagttcgttccagtcattggcagcagagaactggaaggagaggcggccaaagaaagaattggttttgggggtgactagagagatgtacctgctggagcgtgtgctacaggtgggagatgctatggtgaccagcgagctgagataagggggcactttacctagcagggtcttgtagatgacatggagccagtgggtttggcgacaagtatgaagcgagggccagccaacgagagcgtacaggtcgcaatggtgggtagtatatggggctttggtgacaaaacggattgcactgtgatagactgcatccaatttgttgagtagggtattggaggctattttgtaaatgacatcgccaaagtcgaggattggtaggatggtcagttttacaagggtatgtttggcagcatgagtgaaggatgctttgttgcgaaataggaagccaattctagatttaactttggattggagatgtttgatatgggtctggaaggagagtttacagtctaaccagacacctaagtatttgtagttgtccacgtattctaagtcagacccgtccagagtagtgatgttggacaggcgggtaggtgcaggtagcgatcggttgaagagcatgcatttagttttacttgtatttaagagcaattggaggccacggaaggagagttgtatggcattgaagcttgcctggagggttgttaacacagtgtccaaagaagggccggaagtatacagaatggtgtcgtctgcgtagaggtggatcagggactcaccagcagcaagagcgacctcattgatgtatacagagaagagagtcggtccaagaattgaaccctgtggcacccccatagagactgccagaggtccggacagcagatcctctgatttgacacactgaactctatcagataagtagttggtgaaccaggcgaggcaatcatttgagaaaccaaggctgtcgagtctgccgatgtggtggttgacagagtcgaaagccttggccagatcaatgaatacggctgcacagtaatgtttcttatcgatggcggttaagatatcgtttaggaccttgagcgtggctgaggtgcacccatgaccagctctgaaaccagattgcatagcagagaaggtatggtgagattcgaaatggtcggtaatctgtttgttgacttggctttcgaagaccttagaaaggcatggtaggatagatataggtctgtagcagtttgggtcaagagtgtcccccccctttgaagagggggataaccgcagctgctttccaatctttgggaatctcagacgacacgaaagagaggttgaacaggctagtaataggggtggcaacaatttcggcagataatttcagaaagaaagggtccagatcgtctagcccggctgatttgtaggggtccagatttttcagctctttcagaacatcagctgaatggatttgggagaaggagaaatggggaaggcttgggcgagttgctgttgggggtgcagtgctgttgaccggggtaggagtagccaggtggaaagcatggccagccgtagaaaaatgcttattgaaattctcaattatggtggatttatcagtggtgacagtgtttcctatcttcagtgcagtgggcagctgggaggaggtgttcttattctccatggactttacagtgtcccagaactttttgagttagtgttgcaggaagcaaatttctgcttgaaaaagctagccttggcttttctaactgcctgtgtataacggtttctagcttccctgaacagctgcatttcacgggggctgttcgatgctaatgcagaacgccataggatgtttttgtgttggttaagggcagtcaggtctggggagaaccaagggctatatctgttcctggttctaaatttcttgaatggggtatgtttatttaagatggttcggaaggcatttaaaaaaaatatccaggcatcctctactgacgggatgagatcaatatccttccaggataccccggccaggtcgattagaaaggcctgctcgctgaagtgtttcagggagcgttttacagtgatgagtggaggtcgtttgaccgctgacccattacggatgcaggcaatgaggcagtgatcgctgagatcttggttgaagacagcagaggtgtatttagaggggaagttggttaggatgatatctatgagggtgcccgtgtttaaggctttgggggggtacctggtaggtatattgataatttgagtgagattgagggcatcaagtttagattgtaggatggctggggtgttaagcatgttccagtttaggtcgcctagcagcacgagctctgaagatagatggggggcaatcagttcacatatggtgtccagagcacaactgggggcagagggtggtctatagcaggtggcaacagtgagagacttgtttttagagaggtggatttttaaaagtagaagttcaaattgtttgggtacagacctggatagtaggacagaactctgcaggctatctttgcagtagattgcaacaccgccccctttagcagttctatcttgtctgaaaatgttggaaTTTggaatttcagaatttttggtggtcttcctaagccaggattcagacacagctagaacatctgggttggcagagtgtgctaaagcagtgaatagaacaaacttagggaggaggcttctaatgttaacatgcatgaaaccaaggctattacggttacagaagtcatcaaaagagagcacctggggaataggagtggagctaggcactgcagggcctggattcacctctacatcgccagaggaacataggagaaaaagaataagggtacggctaaaagcaataagaattggtcgtttagaacgtctggaacagagagtaaaaggaggtttctgggggcgataaaatagcatcaaggtataatgtacagacaaaggtatggtaggatgtgaatacagtggaggtaaacctaggtattgagtgatgaagagagagatatagtctctagaaacataattgaaaccaggagatgtcattgcatgtgtgggtagtggaactaataaattggataaggtatagtgagcaggactagaggcgctacagtgaaataagccaataaacactaaccagaacagcaatggacaagacatattgacattaaggagaggcatccttagtcgagtgatcaaaagagtccagtgagtggagtggttggtttgggggtcacggcgatttagacagctagccaggacatcggtagcaagctagcataggatggaggtctgttgttagccacctcttgcgttccgtcagtagattagtggggttccgtgtggtagaggggattagtccaaatcagtccaacaacaaaaataaaatcaaaacaatagatatagttatagaggcccaagaagaaacataataataataataataataataataataataataaaaataaatagattgtcgattgtctattctgagagcagccggtaagacagctaacggttagcaggccgcagatgggcgttcaggtaacgtcgcgacggaggagccagccggatctccttcgggtagataacgtcggcagtccagttgtgatggcccggtggggctccgcgtaggcggtaaaacgggtccggataggtgactgcagcccaggagtgattgacggagctcaggagcgACTGACGGAGCTGGCCAGCTCCGGAGCAACCGATgcttgctccggaatcgacgagagcagacagacacacggacagcagccagccagctgtgagatccgggaatgaatgtccacAGAGAGCAGccgaaatccaaggacatggagagaaaaattggtccggtatgttccgttccgagccgcgccgtACAAAAACTGGcaatagattttcgagctaaaggatagctgatgaccacaaaccgtggtcagctgaatactaacgattttccagtaaagaagctaactaacttcggaactagcttctgattagctcctggctagcttctggttagtttctggctagcttcttggagcttctggctagcttctggctagcttcttggaggattgcagatttgaggtaaataatacttatttataaatataaattggtgaggcgggttgcaggagagtgttttgaagatgagttgatggaaaataaaaataaaatgtacgtgaaaaaaagttgtaaatatatatatataccggacacgacaagacgaggacaaaagacgtctgaactgctgtGCCATCTCGGGaacagtcagatgccgagcagttgccataccccTGCGGTGAtgtaaccggtcaggatgctctcgatggtgcagctgtagaatcttttgaggatctggagacccatgccaaatcttttcagtctcctgagggggaagaggtttgGTCGTGCCCTCTTcctgactgtcttggtgtgtttggaccatgatagtttgttggtgatgtgtacaccaaggaacttcaaATCCTCCACCTGaaccactacagccccgtcgatgtcaatgggggcctgttcggcccgccttttcctatagtctacgatcatctcctttgtcttactcacattgaggtctctgacctcctccctataggctgcctcatcgttgtcggtgaccaggcctaccactgttgtgagcaaacttaatgatgctgttggagttgtgtttggccacgcagtcgtgggtgaacagggagtacaggagtggactaaGTGCACACCCCCGagggaccccagtgttgaggatcagcgtggcagacatgttgttgcctacccttaccacctgggggtggcccatcaggaattccaggatccagttgcagagcaaggtgtttcgtcccagggtccttagcttagtgatgagcttcgtgggcactatggtgttgaacgctgagctgtagtcaatgaccagcattctcacatacagtggggagaacaagtatttcatacactgccgattttgcaggttttcctacttacagcatgtagaggtctgtaatttttttatcataggtacacttcaactgtgagagacggaatatTAGAAaaaaacagactccaacctctccataaTGGCCAaaaccagaaaatcacattgtatgatttttaagtaattaattagcattttgtTGCATGACATAAAGTATTttatcacctaccaaccagtaagaatttcAGAGGAGGAAttggagaaggtcatgtggtctgatgagacaaatatagagctttttggtctaaactccactcgctgtgtttggagaaagaagaaggatgagtacaaccccaagaacaccacaccaccagtgttcctatatcagaacacaccagcaccagtgttcctatatcagaccgcACCAGTGTTACTATATCAGaccacactagcaccagtgttcctacactgctcaaaaaaatattgggaacactaaaataacacatcctagatctgaatgaacaaaatcacacaaatgatcaatggaaatcaaatttatcaacccatggaggtctggatttggagtaaAGTGGAAAACtgcactacaggctgatccaactttgatgtaatgtccttaaaacaagtacaaatgaggctcagtagtgtgtgtggcctccacgtgcctgtatgacctccctacaacgcctgggcatgctcctgatgaggtggcggatggtctcctgtgggatctcctcccagacctggactaaagcatccgccaactcctggacagtctgtggtgctacgtggcgttggtggatggagcgagacatgatgtcccagatgtgctcaattggattcaggtctggggaacgggcgggccagtccatagcatcaatgccttcctcttgcaggaactgctgacacactccagccacatgaggtctagcattgtcttgcattaggaggaacccagggccaaccgcaccagcatatggtctcacaaggggtctgaggatctcatctcagtcAGAGAATGGAGAATGGAATCAGAGAATGGAAACTAAGCAGAAAGATAAGGGTGGCCAAGGCTAAAGGGTATTAATCATTTACATAAAGGGGAGTGACTATGTTATGCTGTGGGACAGTTTTTTTTGTAGTCTGAAATGCTCTCTAACTACGTCACATTTAGTGTCTCCTTATGTTGCGCTGGGAAAACAGTTTTTATGGTCATTATCGCGGTTCCTCAATAATTACACATTATACTTAATACTGTAGCTGTTTAGTTACAGTCACATGTTCAACTATCATCAGCTGATCCAGGAAATCATTTTCTGAATGACAGTCAAATGACAAACATCACGACATGCAACAACAACCAAAGTGCTTCTTCATTCATTACTCTGGTAAAGACAGTTATGCCGTGCTCCACGTTGGATTCAACATCCCTAAAAAAAATTGGTGTTTATAATGTGTTATTGTGTGCTTGATTTACAGTAGGTTCTCGTTAGTCTGTTTGGACACAGAGATACTTTACTCATAATGTGTAGAGAACGGTTCCTTGATTGATTAGCTATTGTTCAACACACAGAGCTATTTTCCTTTATTCTGGTCATTTAgaatgacaacacattacagagtagcctagtgggatTATTCACAAAATTATCTGGTGATCAGGTTAGGAAATGTCATGACAAAGATATTTTCCATGTTTCACCTGAAATATTACATgataggtctatgttgttgtaagGTGAAATTATGGCTCCTACTGTTGGTCTATGCTATTGTTAGGTGAAGTGGGGTGGCAAGTGGGtcggcaggtagtggttagagcgttagagccagtaaccgaaagtttataagattgaatccccgagctgacaatctgaaatctgtcgttctgcccctgagcaaggcatttaacctactgttcctaggccgtcattgtaaataagaatttgttcttaactgacttgcccagttaaataaaggtaaaatgaaaaGCTATGAGTCCTACAGTAGGTTTATGTTGTCAtcaggtgaagttatgggtcctacagttggtctatgttgttgttaggtgaagttatgggtcccacagtaggtctatgttgttgttaggtaaAGTTATGGGCCAATTTGTTAAACACTTAGTGTTCAAACCCTCATTGTCAGGCTGATGGCAAAGCTAGCCAAAGAGCATTTTACTTGTTgaagtgttaaaaaaaaaaagtataaagcAGTCAATTTGCGACAATAACGCAAACATATTAAGCAGGAGATTCAAACAAACCTTACAATTATAATCCAAAAGTAATGTGAAATGCACCCATTAGCAACCTGGAAATGGAGGCTATTTTTGCTGTCAGCCTATGAGAACTCCCCTGAGTTTTCCCCCACGGTGGTGAATTAGTGAATAGACACAGAGCTTAATGTGAGTTTCCTTGAGTAGATCACTCAGAATATATGATCATTTTTGCGCTGTAATATTCAGAATATCCATAACTAGTGGAGAAAACTCAAATCTTCACTCATCCATAACATTTTTGCTCCAGGCAGATATACTaaatccataactagtggtttcctcattaccagatatactacatccataactagtggtttcctcgttaccagatatactacatccataactagtggtttcctcgtttaccagatatactacatccataactagtggtttcctcattaccagatatactacatccataactagtggtttcctcattaccagatataatACATCCATAATCCATAACGGTTTCCTCTTAAAGCAGATATAATACATCCATAACTAGCGGTTTCCTCGTTAGCAGGGAGGAGTTTCTGCAACCAGATTGTTTCTACATCCATAATGTTGTATCAGTTAATGTGACAACTGctgctcatcgaatgattaacTGTTTATAATTGCGTGATTAAATGAATCgggcaattattaactcattaacctggggcaccatgggaaaatttgttttattgagtttctacTCAAAGAAtttcagaatatcgattttacaacagtcgCTAATTAATCAATTTCCtctacagtctcattctgaaccGCATAATCCGTCAATCTGCACAAACCCGAGTCTCACCAATGAGTCTGTACCACACCAATTTtagttgattatttatttactagcaagCTAAAATGATAtaagatacacatacacaaaacacagttcttgattagaacttagtacaaCGAACAGGCCAACACACGATGAAGCGTGTTACCCAAAAGGTGGATTTaaaagagagagtaaaagagaaagTATACGAGAGGaatatacatttgggtgcatttgtcagctatgcttattttaaccctaaccttgcCCACGAACTGCCGCTCTTATCAGTcggaatataatgatgtaattgcGTGTTGAAGGTCTCCGATGGGGGGTTCCTCGGATGTTTCACTTCTCTGGTGTTACTCTCTGGTTGtcctcacgatgtcagtgtccttgtCTTCGTGGTCTGTTTCCTCGCCCTTGTTCTgaaaggggtcttctgaggacagccAGCCCTGTAGCTCAGGGCTCACAGCGTAGGAATGAAAGCAGTGTAGATGCACGATTCGATGGAGAGTGGTGACCGGGTGGTCCTGCTTGAATTCACTCTCTTAGACACAGTTTCTCATCCATAGCATGGATTTGGTAGAGGGTTCCTTTGTCTTCAACCTCGTGTTGCGTTTTGGGTTCATTGACTACTCAGACCTTGGCTGCAGCTCGGGTCACTTAGTTTAGCATGTTAATTCTTAACTCACATATCTTATACCCTCGGGTCAGAAGTGGGTGTTTACACCTTTTACCAAGTTAAGAGGCTGGAGGTCTGGATTTTACTCAGATCCAATTTGAGACAACTAACTTCACTTTTCATCtgtaccaaaacattctctttgatttggacattttccacacaacgtacaatgtataaacatcaagcGTATACTGGGAAAACTCTTaaagttacaatgttttcgttATAAAGTTGTCCTTTAACTTTGAATAAcgaaacaaaaatgacatacattttcatattccatctttCGTCATTACCACCTTTGTTGCCGTTCAAAACTTATTGTCCTAAAGTCCAATTATTGCATGTTTAATtctctgaggctggttctccatagtgagAGGACAAAGTGATTTTGCTGCCTTAGATTTACAATGGGCGTGAGGTGTCAtaaacccccccctcccccatcttcaTACCCCTTAATCTCTTCTCCTCTGGTGGGGGTGAGAGATCTCTCTGTCGGATTGTGGTCTCCGGTAACCCGaccaggacagtcatgacaataACTAGCGGCTTCCTCATTAGCAGGGAGGAGTTTCTGCAACCAGATacactacatccataactagcggTTTCCTCATTAGCAGGGAGGAGTTTCTGCAACCAAATacactacatccataactagcaGTTTCCTCATTAGCAGGGAGGAGTTTCTGCAACCAAATTGTGTGTGCTTTGCCCTTGTGCCGCAATTTTAGCAAACACAGAAAGTGGCCTATATTGGAGACCAAAAGTCGTCTGGCACATTGCTTAGGGTTTCAACAACTTTAATAACTTATTTCTAGCCTCCAATCATTTCACTAATGTGAAAACAAAACCAAATATGACTATTGTTTCTCATTTTAAGACAATTGTCAAATAATTTTAACATTGATTAGATGTCAATTGTTGTACAACATCATGGTTACGCTGTTGGCATCACCTTTTACAGTGGATTCCGCTGTTGTGGGCCTTTTACcatctgtctgactttgttgttcacacaggagagagacgggactACCGTGggtcctctggggagcctcaacaacctcATGATGCTGACAAAGCAGAGAAGActctctccagatcagaacacgTCAAGAAACCCCAGCAGAGATCCACAGGGAAGAGAactcactgctgctctgactgtgggaagagattcaccacctcatcaggcattaaaattcatcagagaatccacacaggagagaaacctcacggctgtgatcaatgtgggaagagttttactcagctAAGCAGCCTGATAttgcaccagagaacacacacaggcgtGAAACCGTACAGCTGTGatgaatgtgggaagagttttactcagctAAGCAGCctgatatcacaccagagaacacacacaggcgagaaaccttatagctgttctgaatgtgggaagagttttactcagctAAGCAGCctgatatcacaccagagaacacacacaggagagaaaccttatagctgtgatgaATGTGGGAAGATGTTTACTAGGTCTAGCAatctgactctacaccagagaatacatacaggagagaaacctttcagctgtactcaatgtgggaagagttttactaagCTAAGCAACCTcatatcacaccagagaatacacacaggagagaaaccctatagctgtgatcaatgtgggaagagttttgttcaATCTAGCTATCTGAAGATACACCAGAGAAGACACACAGGAGATAAACCTTTTAACTgtactcaatgtgggaagagttttattTTATCTAGCCTTCTGacagtacaccagagaacacacacaggagagaaatcttatagctgtaatcaatgtgTGAAGAGTTTTGCTACATCTGGGCAGCTGAcaatacaccagagaacacacacacaatagaaaTCCTTTAGCTCTAATTGacgtgggaa from Oncorhynchus keta strain PuntledgeMale-10-30-2019 chromosome 18, Oket_V2, whole genome shotgun sequence harbors:
- the LOC118397045 gene encoding zinc finger protein 664-like isoform X1, translated to MSSLNYSPPDKEEDVCWTEKDALVKEEEEEEAVTIQNQVEDEAVTVKEEEKDAFRVKEEEDVTVKEEEEAVFRVEEVTATVKEDDHVFLMKDEEGEITVTLEEDEEEKTGVLINTSKYRERRDYRGSSGEPQQPHDADKAEKTLSRSEHVKKPQQRSTGKRTHCCSDCGKRFTTSSGIKIHQRIHTGEKPHGCDQCGKSFTQLSSLILHQRTHTGVKPYSCDECGKSFTQLSSLISHQRTHTGEKPYSCSECGKSFTQLSSLISHQRTHTGEKPYSCDECGKMFTRSSNLTLHQRIHTGEKPFSCTQCGKSFTKLSNLISHQRIHTGEKPYSCDQCGKSFVQSSYLKIHQRRHTGDKPFNCTQCGKSFILSSLLTVHQRTHTGEKSYSCNQCVKSFATSGQLTIHQRTHTQ
- the LOC118397045 gene encoding zinc finger protein 664-like isoform X2, giving the protein MCLSEEDVCWTEKDALVKEEEEEEAVTIQNQVEDEAVTVKEEEKDAFRVKEEEDVTVKEEEEAVFRVEEVTATVKEDDHVFLMKDEEGEITVTLEEDEEEKTGVLINTSKYRERRDYRGSSGEPQQPHDADKAEKTLSRSEHVKKPQQRSTGKRTHCCSDCGKRFTTSSGIKIHQRIHTGEKPHGCDQCGKSFTQLSSLILHQRTHTGVKPYSCDECGKSFTQLSSLISHQRTHTGEKPYSCSECGKSFTQLSSLISHQRTHTGEKPYSCDECGKMFTRSSNLTLHQRIHTGEKPFSCTQCGKSFTKLSNLISHQRIHTGEKPYSCDQCGKSFVQSSYLKIHQRRHTGDKPFNCTQCGKSFILSSLLTVHQRTHTGEKSYSCNQCVKSFATSGQLTIHQRTHTQ
- the LOC118397045 gene encoding gastrula zinc finger protein XlCGF17.1-like isoform X3 — its product is MKDEEGEITVTLEEDEEEKTGVLINTSKYRERRDYRGSSGEPQQPHDADKAEKTLSRSEHVKKPQQRSTGKRTHCCSDCGKRFTTSSGIKIHQRIHTGEKPHGCDQCGKSFTQLSSLILHQRTHTGVKPYSCDECGKSFTQLSSLISHQRTHTGEKPYSCSECGKSFTQLSSLISHQRTHTGEKPYSCDECGKMFTRSSNLTLHQRIHTGEKPFSCTQCGKSFTKLSNLISHQRIHTGEKPYSCDQCGKSFVQSSYLKIHQRRHTGDKPFNCTQCGKSFILSSLLTVHQRTHTGEKSYSCNQCVKSFATSGQLTIHQRTHTQ